Below is a window of Pseudomonas monteilii DNA.
CCGGACACCCCTTCTTCGGGGTGGATGTCCACGGGCATGCCGCGGCCGTCGTCGGACACTTCCAGGGAATGGTCGGCATGCAGGATCACCTGGATCGAGCGGGCGTGACCGGCCAGGGCTTCGTCGACGCTGTTGTCGATGACTTCCTGGGCCAGGTGGTTCGGCCGACTGGTATCGGTGTACATGCCCGGTCGCTTGCGGACCGGATCGAGGCCGGAGAGGACCTCGATGGCGTCTGCGTTGTAGGCGCTAGCGCTGGGATTGGCCATGGATTCTCGTCGTCAGTCTGGTGAATGCAAAAAATCAGGAACTCGAAACATCGAGCGCCGCGTCGCGCTCCGGCGCGATGCCCGCGAAGGCCAGGACCTGGTCCAGACGCTGGGCGAAGCCTTGGAAACCGTGGTCGCCGCCGACTTCGATGCGCAGGTCGCAGGCCTGGTAGTAGCGTTGCGCATGGCGGTAGTCGAGGGTTTCGTCGCCGGTCTGCAGCCAGACCTGGATGCGCTCGCCGGCAGACGGCGCGGGCACTTCCAGGTCGGCCAGGGCCTGCACATGGTCCAGGGTCAGCTCCCAGGCCTCGTCGGTATAGAGGTTGCGCTGGGTGCCGAGGTAGCCGTCGAACAGCCGATGCGGCGCGACTGCCGGGTTGATCAGCAGGGCCTTGAGGCCATGGCGCTCGGCCAGATGGGTGGCATAGTAGCCGCCCAGCGAACTGCCCACCAGCAGTGGCTGACCGAGGGCGACGATGGCCGCCTCGAGCTGGGCGACGGCCTGGCGCGGATGGTGATGCAAGGCCGGAATGCGCAACTGTTCGGCCAGGCCGCGCTGGCGCATCGCCGTTTCGAGCTGGTGCGCCTTGCGCGACAGCGGCGAGCTGTTGAAACCATGGATGTAGAGGATCGAAGCCGACATGCTGCTCCTGGGGTCTGCGGCGACAGGCCCATCGAGAGACGGGCGCGGGGACGCGCAGTGTAGCCTGTTCACCCCAGGTTGGCGTAGCGCGAGGGTGTTACAGCATGCTCAATAGCCGGGGCCTTCGAGGTCCAGCGTCACCTGGAAGTCCCGCGCGCGCTCGACCCCGGTGTCCAACCGACCGTCCGGGTGCAAGTGCAACCAGCGGTAACCGGGGTGCTCCTCGCTCACCACGAAGTCCTCGCTGGCCGGCGCGAACTGGATGCAGGTGGACGGCGAGGCCAGCAGCCGCAGGCCGTTCACTGTCTGGTCACAGGCTTGATGCACGTGCCCCCAGAGCAGCGCCTTCACCTGGGCCCGTCCCTGCAGACAGGCGAACAGCGCTTCGGCATTGCGCAGGCCGATGGGGGCCATCCAGGCACAACCGATGTCCACCGGCTGGTGGTGCAGGCAGACCAGGCAATGCCGCTCTCCTGCACCCTCCAGGGCCTGCTCCAGCACCGCCAGCTGCGTGTCGTCGAGCCAGCCATGGGTCGCGCCCGGTACCGTGGACACCAGGGTGACGATGCGCCAGCTGCCCACATCCGTCACCGCCTGCAGGCGGTCGCTGCCCTCGGTCACGGCGGCCATGGTCTCGAGGCGATCGTGGTTGCCAGGCAGCCAGCGCGTCCGGGCCGCCAAGGTGGCGGTGGCGTCCTCGAAGGCCTGGTAGGACGCCACGCTGCCATCCTGGGACAGGTCCCCGGTGCACAGCAGCACGTCGAGCGCGGGGTGTTCGCGCCGCACCTGCTCGGCCACATGGCGCAGGCTGTCCCGGGTATTGACCCCCAGCAAGGTCTTGTCCGGACTGGCGAACAGGTGCGGGTCGGTCAGCTGCACCACGCGCACGGGTGCACTGTTTTGCGAAGCATCGGATGGCGACACGGAACCGTCTCCTCACGGCGGGCAGCGAACGAATGATGACAGGTGGCGGGCGCAGGATGCGGCCGGGCAGGCTCAGCGCACCGCTTCGAGCTCGTGGCCGCAGGCCAGGCAGTGGCTCAGCCATTCACCCAGGAACAGGTTGAGCTGGGCCTTTTCATCGGGCTGATGCATGGCATCGTTGGGGTAAGGGTAGATGCTGCGCAGGCGTCGTGCATGCTCGGCGCTGATGACTTCGGCCATCTGCGCGTCGTGGTAGACCTGCACCTCGAGCTGCGGCACCGGCAGCCAGGGCAGGCTGTGCTCCTGGCGCACCCGCAGCGTGGTGGTGTAGGGGCAGGCGAGCACCACGTCGAGCACCAGCACGCCGAGCATCTGGTCGCCCTGGGTCATGCCGATGCGCCGCGAGCCCATGCCCTCGCGCATGGTCGGCAGCAGTTGCATCAGCCGCGCGTAGTTGGCCTCGCACGCCGCCTGCAGGCCGACCAGATCGACGCGGTAGCGTTCGCGCAGCGGGCTCACGACCACATGCCCCTGACTTCGTCACGGTTGAGCGCCAGCCATTGGATCGCGATGATGCTGGCGGCGTTGCCAATGCGCCCGTCACGCACGGCCTGCAGGGCGTCCTCGAACGACCAGACCTTGACACGGATGTCCTCGCCCTCTGTTTCCAGCCCATGCAGGCCGCCGGCGCCTTCGCTGTGGCAGCGCCCCAGGAACAGGTGCACGAACTCGTCGCTACCGCCCGGAGACGGGAAATAGCGCGTCATCGGCCACAGCGCGGAGAACGTCAGGCCGGCTTCTTCCTCGGCTTCCCGATGGGCAACCTCCTCGGGTTGCTCGTCCTTGTCGATCAGGCCGGCCACCAGCTCGATCAGCCAGGGGTTCTGCGCCTTGTCCAGGGCGCCGACGCGGAACTGCTCGATCAGCACCACTTCGTCGCGCTGAGGATCGTAAGGCAGCACGCACACGGCGTCATGGCGCACGAACAGCTCGCGGCTGATTTCGCGACCCAGGCCGCCGGCGAACAGCTCGTGGCGCAGGTGCACCTTGTCCAGCCGATAGAAGCCCTTGTAGCACGTGTCCCGCTTGACGATCTCGACCGCCCGGGGCACCGAATTCAACGATTCTGACATGTATGACCTCGTTTACCTCAGTTACTGCATCGCGCCATCCTACTCTGCGCCTCGACGGGTTTCACCCCCTTCCGCCAATCGCGCCGGCGCACGACAGCCCGCTGCCGCTCTGTTAGCTTAGTGCCGAACCGAAGGCCGTGCAGACGGTCGAAGGCCGATCTACCTTTGTCTTGCAAGGATCAACATGACGCTGGTCAAACTGACTTCCGTAGCCGTGCTGGCCCTGGCGCTGGGCGCTTGCCAGAGCCTGTTCGAGCCCAACTACCGGGCACCGCTGGAGACCAAGCGCGAGGCGTGGGAGCACGTCAAGCCGGGGTGCAACGAGCGTGACTGCCCGCTGGTGAACATCGACGTGGTGCATTTCCCGACACTGCCCAAGCTCGATGCCATCGTCGAGCGTCGCCTGCTGCAACTGACCGAAGACAACCAGAACGGCACCGCGCCGACCTCCCTCAAGGCCTACGAGGCGGCCTACCTGGCCAGCGCCGAGAAGCGCAACAGCAGCTACCTGCAGGCCAAGGTACGCGAGCAGCATGACGGGCTGGTGATCATCGAGCTGTCCAGCTACCTGGACAGCGGCGGCGCCCACGGCATGCCGGGGCGTGGGTTCATCAACTACTCGCGCAAGCTGGACAAGGTCCTGACCCTGCAGGACATGCTGGTACCGGGCCAGGAAGCGACCTTCTGGAAGACCGCCGAGGAATCCCACCGCGCCTGGCTGATCAGCACCGGCATGGACAAGGACCCCGAGTTCGTCAAGACCTGGCCCTTCCGCCAGACCCCGCACATCGCCCTGACCTACGGCGCGGTGATCCTCAAGTACGAAGTCTATGCCATCGCGCCCTACGCCATGGGCCACATCGAACTGAAACTGCCCTACCCGCGCCTGAACGGCGTGCTCAAGCCGGAGCTGTTCCCCGGCCGCGGCTAAGACTCGCCAGCCCATGCAGCGCCCCTGCCACCAGCACGGCTGGCAGGGTGGCGCCCACGTCCGGCGCCAGCTGGGCAAGCAGGTGATAGACCACCACGCCCACCCCCCAGGCCACCAGCGCCTGACCGTGCAGCGCACCGACCGCTGCCGGCAGCCGCCTGCGCCGCACCAGGAAGTGATCGGTCAGCACCACGCCGAACAACGGTGCGAAGACCGAGCCGATCAACAACAGGAAGTGCTCGTACTGCGCCAAGGGCGCCAGGCAGGCGATCAGGGTGCACAGTGCACCGATGGCCAGCGCCAGGTGCTCGACCTTCAAGCCCAGCAGCAGGCCGCTGGATACTGCCGCCGAATGGATGTCGGCAAAGGCGTTTTCCGACTCGTCGAGCAGGATCAGCAGCAGCGGGATGCCCAGACCGGCACCGGCCAGCGCCAGCAGCAGCGCATTGGCCTCGCCCGAGGTGGCGAATGCCAAGGTGTACGCCACGCCCAGGCTCATCAGCCAGCCATTGCCGAGCAGGTAGCCCAGCGCCGTCCCGGCGAAGACCCGGCCGGCCCGCTGGCCGAAGCGTGAGTAGTCGGCGATCAGCGGCAACCAGGACAGTGGCATGGCGATGGCGATGTCGATGCCCACGGCCAGGGGCATCGAGCCATCGCCGGCGCGTGCCCAGATCGCGGCCAGGTCGGCGCGGGCGAACAGGTTCCAGGTCAGCCACAGACAGGCGCCCAGCAGCAGCCAGATGCCCCAGGTGCGCAGGATCTTGCGCACGAAGGCCAGCGGGCCGCAGACGGCCAGCAGCGTGGCCAGCGCGCCGAAGCACACCGTCCAGAGCACGGGGCTGCTCCAGAGGCTGGCCTCGCCAAAGGCGCGCGTGCCCAGCAGGCTTGCCGCATCGCGCATGACGATGAGTTCGAACGCGCCCCAGCCGATGAGCTGCAACAGGTTCAACAGCGCGGGCAGCCTGACGCCCTGGCGGCCCAGGCTCAGGCGCAGCGAGGCCATCGCCGACAGGCCGGTGTCGGTACCGACCACACCCGCGGCGGCCAGCAACAGCACACCGATGGCCGTGCCGACAACGATGGCCAGCAAGGCGCCGGCCAAGCCCAGGCCCGGCGCCAGCAGCGCGCCGGCCTGCAACACCATCAGGCCGGTGCCGAGGGAAAACCACAGGGCGAACAGGTCGCGGGCACCGAAGGGACGGCGGTCCGACGGAACGGGATGATCAGGGGAAAACGGGCTGGGCGTGGTCACGGTGCAGGCTCGCTTGGAGAGATGAGCGGGGCCCTTCGAGGCCCCGCGATAAAGGGTGACGCGCCCGCTCCATAAAGCGCGACGGGCGCGGGCGACGGCGATCAGACCTTCTGGTACAGCTGGCTACCGGTCTGGCGGAAGCGCTCGGCCTGTTCGCGCAGGCCTTCCTCGACCGCCACGTCGACGGTCTCGATGCGCTGGTTGGCCGCGTACTCGCGCACCTCCTGGGTGATCTTCATCGAGCAGAACTTCGGCCCGCACATCGAGCAGAAGTGCGCGACCTTGGCCGACTCCTTGGGCAGGGTTTCGTCGTGGAAGGCTCGGGCAGTGTCCGGGTCCAGGCCGAGGTTGAACTGGTCTTCCCAGCGGAACTCGAAACGCGCCTTCGACAGGGCGTTGTCGCGGATCTGCGCGCCCGGGTGCCCCTTGGCCAGGTCGGCGGCGTGGGCAGCGATCTTGTAGGTGATGATGCCGGTCTTGACGTCGTCCTTGTTCGGCAGGCCCAGGTGTTCCTTGGGCGTGACGTAGCAGAGCATGGCGCAGCCGAACCAGCCGATCATCGCCGCACCGATGCCCGAGGTGATGTGGTCGTAGCCCGGCGCGATGTCGGTGGTCAGCGGCCCGAGGGTGTAGAACGGCGCCTCGTCGCAGCACTCGAGCTGCTTGTCCATGTTCTCCTTGATCAGCTGCATCGGCACGTGGCCGGGGCCTTCGATCATGCACTGTACGTCATGCTTCCAGGCGATCTTGGTCAGCTCGCCCAACGTTTCCAGTTCGCCGAACTGGGCTTCGTCGTTGGCATCGGCGATCGAGCCGGGACGCAGGCCGTCGCCCAGCGAGAAGCTGACGTCGTAGGCCTTCATGATCTCGCAGATGTCCTCGAAGTGGGTGTAGAGGAAGTTCTCCTGGTGATGGGCCAGGCACCACTTGGCCATGATCGAGCCACCGCGGCTGACGATGCCGGTGACGCGCTTGGCGGTCAGCGGCACGTAGCGCAGCAGCACGCCCGCGTGGATGGTGAAGTAGTCCACGCCCTGCTCGGCCTGCTCGATCAGCGTGTCGCGGAACAGCTCCCAGGTCAGGTCCTCGGCCACGCCATTGACCTTTTCCAGGGCCTGGTAGATCGGCACGGTACCGATCGGCACCGGCGAGTTGCGGATGATCCACTCGCGGGTTTCGTGGATGTGCTTGCCGGTGGACAGGTCCATCACCGTGTCCGACCCCCAGCGGATGCCCCAGGTGAGCTTGGCCAC
It encodes the following:
- a CDS encoding esterase, producing the protein MSASILYIHGFNSSPLSRKAHQLETAMRQRGLAEQLRIPALHHHPRQAVAQLEAAIVALGQPLLVGSSLGGYYATHLAERHGLKALLINPAVAPHRLFDGYLGTQRNLYTDEAWELTLDHVQALADLEVPAPSAGERIQVWLQTGDETLDYRHAQRYYQACDLRIEVGGDHGFQGFAQRLDQVLAFAGIAPERDAALDVSSS
- a CDS encoding serine/threonine protein phosphatase — translated: MSPSDASQNSAPVRVVQLTDPHLFASPDKTLLGVNTRDSLRHVAEQVRREHPALDVLLCTGDLSQDGSVASYQAFEDATATLAARTRWLPGNHDRLETMAAVTEGSDRLQAVTDVGSWRIVTLVSTVPGATHGWLDDTQLAVLEQALEGAGERHCLVCLHHQPVDIGCAWMAPIGLRNAEALFACLQGRAQVKALLWGHVHQACDQTVNGLRLLASPSTCIQFAPASEDFVVSEEHPGYRWLHLHPDGRLDTGVERARDFQVTLDLEGPGY
- a CDS encoding cytoplasmic protein, with the translated sequence MVVSPLRERYRVDLVGLQAACEANYARLMQLLPTMREGMGSRRIGMTQGDQMLGVLVLDVVLACPYTTTLRVRQEHSLPWLPVPQLEVQVYHDAQMAEVISAEHARRLRSIYPYPNDAMHQPDEKAQLNLFLGEWLSHCLACGHELEAVR
- the nudF gene encoding ADP-ribose pyrophosphatase (ADP-sugar pyrophosphatase; catalyzes the formation of D-ribose 5-phosphate from ADP-ribose; can also act on ADP-mannose and ADP-glucose), which codes for MSESLNSVPRAVEIVKRDTCYKGFYRLDKVHLRHELFAGGLGREISRELFVRHDAVCVLPYDPQRDEVVLIEQFRVGALDKAQNPWLIELVAGLIDKDEQPEEVAHREAEEEAGLTFSALWPMTRYFPSPGGSDEFVHLFLGRCHSEGAGGLHGLETEGEDIRVKVWSFEDALQAVRDGRIGNAASIIAIQWLALNRDEVRGMWS
- a CDS encoding nitrate reductase, producing MTTPSPFSPDHPVPSDRRPFGARDLFALWFSLGTGLMVLQAGALLAPGLGLAGALLAIVVGTAIGVLLLAAAGVVGTDTGLSAMASLRLSLGRQGVRLPALLNLLQLIGWGAFELIVMRDAASLLGTRAFGEASLWSSPVLWTVCFGALATLLAVCGPLAFVRKILRTWGIWLLLGACLWLTWNLFARADLAAIWARAGDGSMPLAVGIDIAIAMPLSWLPLIADYSRFGQRAGRVFAGTALGYLLGNGWLMSLGVAYTLAFATSGEANALLLALAGAGLGIPLLLILLDESENAFADIHSAAVSSGLLLGLKVEHLALAIGALCTLIACLAPLAQYEHFLLLIGSVFAPLFGVVLTDHFLVRRRRLPAAVGALHGQALVAWGVGVVVYHLLAQLAPDVGATLPAVLVAGALHGLASLSRGRGTAPA
- a CDS encoding phosphomethylpyrimidine synthase ThiC (catalyzes the formation of 4-amino-2-methyl-5-phosphomethylpyrimidine from 5-amino-1-(5-phospho-D-ribosyl)imidazole and S-adenosyl-L-methionine in thiamine biosynthesis) produces the protein MSRQEKTINLSESARVDQQSVQPFTRSRKVYVQGSRPDIRVPMREISLDDTPTDFGGEANAPVLVYDTSGPYTDPDVTIDVRRGLTDVRSPWIDARGDTERLSGLSSDFGQQRLADDDLARLRFAHVRHPRRAKAGANVSQMHYARQGIITAEMEYVALRENMKLQEAHAAGLLTQQHAGHSFGASIPKAITAEFVREEIARGRAIIPANINHTELEPMIIGRNFLVKINGNIGNSALGSSIEEEVAKLTWGIRWGSDTVMDLSTGKHIHETREWIIRNSPVPIGTVPIYQALEKVNGVAEDLTWELFRDTLIEQAEQGVDYFTIHAGVLLRYVPLTAKRVTGIVSRGGSIMAKWCLAHHQENFLYTHFEDICEIMKAYDVSFSLGDGLRPGSIADANDEAQFGELETLGELTKIAWKHDVQCMIEGPGHVPMQLIKENMDKQLECCDEAPFYTLGPLTTDIAPGYDHITSGIGAAMIGWFGCAMLCYVTPKEHLGLPNKDDVKTGIITYKIAAHAADLAKGHPGAQIRDNALSKARFEFRWEDQFNLGLDPDTARAFHDETLPKESAKVAHFCSMCGPKFCSMKITQEVREYAANQRIETVDVAVEEGLREQAERFRQTGSQLYQKV